A window from Herbaspirillum sp. meg3 encodes these proteins:
- a CDS encoding GGDEF domain-containing protein, whose amino-acid sequence MMKLLLKNLTDITAQRENTRLAGSVITALYQLTKVHQIRVHDIFSLREELFVQEKMFLDEGRLSTIAEHTDDDPKEPLSNFPAIAECMRQHKNEHYVVDSDGTHVLWLPVWLHGKVNTCIEIRHPHAYDVAMRELIDGVFAIYCNYQSLLDYSERDALTGLFNRKTFDEQFSRHAFAIAPHEAHSVDNNERRHSGNAKSHWLAVVDIDHFKQVNDQYGHLYGDEVLILVANILRTSFRSHDRIFRFGGEEFVILLRSTTLDDARKIFDRFRQHVQDYDFPQVGNVTVSLGFVNISHETPVVILGHADQALYHAKENGRNRICYYDELVTSGVLSPEISTNDIVEFF is encoded by the coding sequence ATGATGAAACTGCTTCTAAAGAACCTGACTGATATCACGGCACAACGTGAGAACACGCGTCTTGCCGGCTCCGTCATCACCGCGCTGTATCAGCTGACCAAGGTCCACCAGATTCGCGTGCACGATATTTTCTCCCTGCGCGAAGAGCTCTTCGTCCAGGAAAAAATGTTTCTCGACGAAGGCCGCCTGAGCACCATCGCCGAACACACCGACGACGACCCCAAAGAACCACTGAGCAACTTCCCCGCTATTGCGGAATGCATGCGCCAGCACAAGAACGAACACTATGTCGTCGACAGTGACGGCACGCACGTGCTGTGGCTGCCGGTGTGGTTGCACGGCAAAGTCAATACCTGCATCGAGATCCGTCATCCGCATGCCTACGATGTTGCGATGCGTGAATTGATCGACGGCGTCTTTGCCATTTACTGCAACTATCAGAGCTTGCTCGATTACAGCGAGCGCGATGCGCTGACCGGCCTGTTCAACCGCAAGACCTTCGACGAACAATTCTCGCGTCACGCCTTCGCCATCGCGCCGCATGAGGCGCATTCGGTCGACAATAACGAACGTCGCCATTCCGGCAACGCCAAATCGCATTGGCTGGCCGTCGTCGATATCGACCACTTCAAGCAGGTCAACGATCAGTACGGCCACCTCTACGGTGACGAAGTGTTGATCCTGGTCGCCAATATCCTGCGCACTTCGTTCCGCTCGCATGACCGCATCTTCCGTTTCGGCGGCGAAGAATTCGTCATACTGCTGCGCTCGACCACGCTGGACGATGCGCGCAAGATCTTCGATCGCTTCCGTCAGCATGTTCAGGATTATGACTTCCCGCAGGTCGGCAATGTCACCGTCAGCCTCGGCTTCGTCAATATCTCGCATGAAACGCCGGTGGTGATTCTCGGCCATGCCGATCAGGCTCTGTACCATGCCAAGGAAAATGGCCGCAATCGCATCTGCTATTACGATGAACTGGTGACTTCCGGCGTGCTCAGTCCGGAAATTTCCACGAATGACATCGTCGAATTTTTCTAA
- a CDS encoding asparaginase, translated as MQHQKLKQLGGVLLLSAAMSLSAQAQEKKANVVVIGTGGTIAGAGASSVNTAAYQSAVVPVDKIIAAVPEISKIANVRGEQIFQIGSESFNDERLLKLGKRVSELLKQSDVDGIVITHGTDTIEETAYFLNLTLKSDKPVVVVGSMRPGTALGADGALNLYDAVLVASSKDAAGKGTLVVMNDEIHSGRDVTKSNSFKVETFRSAYGPLGYVVEGKLMFYRLPARPHTTQTEFDIDKINSLPRVDIAYNYGNVSRAAYDAFVTAGAKAIIHDGTGNGSVAEQIVPVLQEVRSKGLQVVRATRTGSGVVIRNGEQNDDKFDWVVTDDQNAQKARILTALALTKTNDSKELQKILWKY; from the coding sequence ATGCAACACCAGAAGCTGAAACAACTCGGTGGCGTACTGCTGCTGTCCGCCGCCATGTCGCTGTCCGCACAGGCACAAGAAAAGAAAGCCAACGTCGTCGTCATCGGCACAGGCGGCACCATTGCCGGCGCAGGCGCGTCCAGCGTGAATACCGCAGCCTATCAATCGGCCGTCGTGCCGGTCGACAAGATCATTGCCGCCGTTCCTGAGATTTCGAAGATCGCCAACGTACGCGGCGAACAAATCTTCCAGATCGGCAGTGAAAGCTTCAACGACGAGCGCCTGCTGAAACTGGGCAAGCGCGTCTCCGAACTGCTCAAACAAAGTGACGTCGACGGCATCGTGATCACCCACGGCACCGATACGATCGAAGAAACCGCTTACTTCCTCAATCTGACGCTGAAGAGCGACAAGCCTGTCGTGGTGGTCGGTTCCATGCGTCCGGGTACGGCGCTGGGCGCTGACGGTGCGCTGAACCTGTATGACGCCGTGCTGGTTGCATCCAGCAAGGACGCGGCAGGCAAAGGCACGCTGGTTGTCATGAACGACGAAATCCATTCCGGCCGCGACGTCACCAAGAGCAACTCCTTCAAGGTCGAAACCTTCCGCTCGGCATACGGCCCGCTGGGTTACGTGGTCGAAGGCAAGCTGATGTTCTACCGTTTGCCGGCACGTCCGCACACCACGCAAACCGAGTTCGATATCGACAAGATCAACAGCCTGCCGCGCGTGGACATTGCCTACAACTACGGCAACGTCAGCCGCGCAGCGTATGACGCCTTCGTCACTGCCGGCGCCAAGGCCATCATCCATGACGGCACCGGCAACGGCAGCGTCGCAGAACAGATCGTGCCTGTCCTGCAGGAAGTGCGCAGCAAAGGCCTGCAAGTGGTCCGCGCAACACGCACCGGCAGCGGCGTCGTGATCCGCAATGGCGAACAGAACGACGACAAGTTTGACTGGGTTGTCACCGACGATCAGAACGCACAGAAGGCCCGTATCCTGACTGCGCTGGCACTGACCAAGACCAACGACAGCAAGGAACTGCAAAAGATCTTGTGGAAGTATTGA
- a CDS encoding DedA family protein, whose protein sequence is MDFFLFLIDFIVHIDRHLTELAASYGPWLFLILFLIIFAETGLVVTPILPGDSLLFVTGAIAATGAFDIHLMVLTLIVAAILGDSVNYQIGKAIGLKVFDNPNSRIFKREYLDKTHAFYERHGGKTVIIARFAPIVRTFAPFVAGVGAMTYPRFFTYNVIGGILWVASFSYAGYFFGNLPVVKQNLSLLILAIVVLSILPGVIGYLRQRMKSR, encoded by the coding sequence ATGGATTTTTTCCTGTTTCTGATTGACTTCATCGTTCACATTGATCGCCATCTGACCGAGCTGGCTGCTTCCTACGGTCCATGGCTGTTTCTGATTCTGTTTCTGATCATCTTTGCCGAAACCGGTCTGGTGGTTACGCCTATCCTGCCGGGAGATTCATTGTTGTTCGTCACCGGAGCGATTGCCGCCACCGGCGCCTTCGACATCCATCTGATGGTGCTGACGCTGATCGTTGCCGCCATCCTCGGCGACAGCGTGAACTATCAGATCGGCAAGGCCATCGGGCTGAAGGTGTTCGACAATCCCAACTCAAGGATATTCAAGCGCGAGTATCTGGATAAAACCCATGCCTTCTATGAGCGCCATGGCGGCAAGACCGTGATCATTGCCCGTTTCGCGCCTATCGTGCGCACCTTTGCGCCCTTCGTTGCCGGCGTCGGCGCAATGACGTATCCGCGCTTCTTCACCTACAACGTGATCGGCGGGATTTTGTGGGTGGCGAGTTTTTCGTATGCGGGTTACTTCTTCGGCAATCTGCCGGTGGTGAAGCAGAATCTCAGCCTGCTGATTCTGGCGATCGTGGTGCTGTCGATTTTGCCGGGCGTGATCGGCTATCTGCGCCAGCGCATGAAGTCCAGATAA
- a CDS encoding serine hydrolase codes for MSLFNKSGLRKLIGRAALLSFIAAMPSLSTAQTSLDDMLKPYLEQYRLPAVAAAVVKDGKVISVGAVGERKFGSGIPVTVNDRFHIGSDTKAFTATLAAILVDRGQMQWTTTIGEVFPELAPNMDAGFRTITISQLLSHTSGIPADNAEFIELLAKSTFEEGNLDDLRYWLLEQWMTKPLQAAPGQRFAYSNMGYTVAGAMIERVAKKSWDELIREWIFDPLELKTAGLGSQASPGRIDAALGHGILDDGNIKAFMAGPGDDNPQIIGPAGMAHMSVLDFARWAGWNAGQGKHAPALLKPETLKLLHTAVVDMPSARNPEPGTPSSGKYALGWVIATTDWSPQPLVFHGGSNQKNLAHIWFSPEKDFAMVVVTNISSAKANDALFDIAGKLYKQFSP; via the coding sequence ATGTCTCTATTTAACAAGAGCGGGCTGCGCAAACTCATCGGTCGCGCAGCCTTGTTGTCTTTCATTGCTGCAATGCCCTCTCTGTCCACTGCACAGACATCGCTGGACGACATGCTGAAACCGTATCTGGAGCAGTATCGTTTGCCGGCGGTGGCGGCTGCCGTGGTCAAAGACGGCAAGGTCATCAGTGTCGGTGCGGTCGGCGAGCGCAAGTTCGGTTCCGGCATTCCGGTGACGGTGAATGACCGTTTTCATATCGGCTCGGATACCAAGGCATTTACGGCGACGCTGGCCGCGATATTGGTAGACCGCGGCCAGATGCAGTGGACGACCACCATCGGTGAGGTCTTTCCCGAGCTGGCGCCGAACATGGATGCGGGTTTCCGCACTATCACGATCAGTCAGTTGTTGTCGCATACCTCCGGTATTCCCGCCGATAACGCCGAGTTCATCGAGCTGCTGGCCAAGTCCACGTTCGAAGAGGGCAATCTCGACGACTTGCGCTACTGGCTGCTCGAACAATGGATGACCAAGCCCTTGCAGGCTGCGCCGGGACAACGCTTCGCTTATTCCAACATGGGCTATACGGTGGCAGGCGCGATGATCGAACGCGTCGCCAAAAAGAGTTGGGACGAACTGATCCGCGAGTGGATCTTTGATCCGCTGGAACTGAAGACCGCCGGTCTGGGTTCGCAGGCCAGTCCGGGCCGGATCGACGCGGCACTGGGTCATGGCATTCTCGACGACGGCAATATCAAGGCCTTCATGGCCGGGCCGGGCGACGACAATCCGCAAATCATTGGCCCAGCTGGTATGGCCCATATGTCGGTACTGGACTTCGCGCGTTGGGCAGGTTGGAATGCCGGCCAAGGAAAGCATGCGCCCGCCTTGTTGAAACCCGAAACGCTGAAGCTCCTGCATACGGCGGTAGTGGACATGCCCTCGGCAAGAAATCCAGAACCAGGAACGCCCTCCAGCGGCAAATACGCGCTGGGCTGGGTGATTGCAACGACCGACTGGTCGCCGCAGCCGTTGGTTTTCCACGGTGGCTCCAACCAGAAAAATCTGGCGCATATCTGGTTCAGTCCCGAAAAAGACTTTGCCATGGTGGTGGTCACCAACATCTCCAGCGCCAAAGCCAACGACGCCTTGTTTGATATCGCCGGTAAATTGTATAAACAATTTTCGCCGTGA